One window of the Benincasa hispida cultivar B227 chromosome 3, ASM972705v1, whole genome shotgun sequence genome contains the following:
- the LOC120072850 gene encoding nicotinamidase 1: protein MVSEVMELLKEHLPVTQEPFVLSGDVNTGLVLVDVVNGFCTVGAGNLAPKQHDKQISQMVEESTRLARVFCEKKWPIFAFLDSHHPDVPEDPYPPHCIAGTDESKLVPALQWLENEANVTLRCKDCIDGLLGSLEKDGSNVFIDWVKKNQIKVILVLGICTDICVLDFVCSTLSTRNRGFLSPLEDVIVYSGGCATFDLPVSLAKTLGDAIAHPQELMHHIGLYMARGRGAKVVSEVSIKPI from the exons ATGGTCTCGGAGGTTATGGAGTTATTGAAGGAGCACCTTCCGGTGACTCAAGAGCCTTTCGTTTTGTCCGGTGACGTCAACACCGGCCTGGTTCTCGTCGATGTCGTCAATGGCTTCTGTACCGTCGGCGCTGGAAATTTG GCTCCAAAACAGCACGACAAGCAAATTTCTCAAATGGTGGAGGAATCGACGAGACTCGCCAGAGTTTTCTGCGAGAAAAAATGGCCTATATTCGCCTTTCTTGATTCTCATCATCCGGATGTTCCAGAGGATCCCTATCCTCCTCATTGCATTGCGGGAACAGACGAATCCAAATTAGTTCCAG CCTTGCAATGGTTAGAAAATGAGGCGAATGTGACGCTGAGATGCAAAGATTGCATCGATGGATTGCTAGGTAGTTTGGAAAAAGATGGCTCTAACGTTTTCATCGATTGGGTGAAAAAAAATCAGATCAAAGTC ATCTTAGTTCTGGGAATTTGCACGGACATCTGCGTGCTGGATTTTGTATGTTCAACATTATCGACAAGAAATCGCGGTTTCCTTTCACCATTGGAGGATGTGATTGTATATTCTGGTGGTTGCGCCACTTTTGATCTTCCAGTTTCTCTGGCCAAAACTTTAGGAGATGCAATTGCCCATCCACAG GAGCTGATGCACCACATAGGCCTATACATGGCAAGAGGGAGAGGAGCCAAGGTGGTATCGGAGGTTTCAATTAAACCAATCTGA